Part of the Corynebacterium canis genome is shown below.
GCGCCATCGCAGTAGTCAACGCCAAACCCACACATGCACTGGCGCGGAGCCTCTACTACGCCCCCGACATGGACGGGCAAGCAGACCCCGGCGAAGTGGTGTGGATCATGGTAAACACCAACGGGCCAGACAAACCGCCGATGGAACGCGCCATCGTGGTGGTGGGGCGCGCCGCCCACAATATCCTAGGCCTGCTGATCTCCCCCGACGACGCCCACAAAGAAGAACACAACTGGCTAGACATTGGCGCCGGTGCCTGGGACGAAGCTAGCCGCCAATGTTGGGTGCGTTTGGACAAAGTGTTGGAAGTGCCCGAACTGCATATCCGCCGCCAAGGTGCCATCATCCCCCGCCAACGCTTCGAACGCATTGCCAACCGCCTGCGCAAAGAATACGGCTGGGGCTAGACCCGCTTTTCGTGGTGCGTGTGGGGGTTGTCTGGCCTTTCCTGGTGCGTGTGTGGGTTGTCTGGCTTTTCTTGGTGCGTGTGTGAGTTGGGCGTTTGATTTTTCGCCGTGGCTTTCAAACCGATACGTCGTAGCAGCCATTCTGCGGCCTTGAAACTCGCTACCCTTGTTGGACCATGGCCGAATTCCGTTTCGTGCGCCATTCTGATATGGTCGGTTGCACACAAGCTATTGTCAAGCGCGGAGTTGAACGGTGTCTACCGATATTTTTTACATCGAAATCCCGGAATCTGTGTAAAAAGTATCGCGGCTGGGCCTCAGGACGGCCCCAGATGATGAAAATTACACAGAATCCGGCGTTCGTGTGTAAAAAACTTCATCTGCCGCGCGCAACCCATCCCAACTGGCCACCAAACACTCAAAAACCGCCCTAGCTTCGGCACCTAAATGGCCATCCCACCGCACTTCCACGAACACCCCACAGTAATTCACCACAAATCACGGCGATGCGCAGGCACTTTCCCAAAGCCAGCACCACAAACGGAGGCACGCTAAGGAAAATATGATATATCCGTAACCGTCGAAGGATTCTCCCCGACCTGGCGATCAGCCATGGCAACATTCTGGTAAACCGACACCCGTCAACGCTCAAATCCGGAGCTCCACCCGTAACCTAGGCAGTAGCTTATACACATATATATTTTGGACTCTCGATACAACCCGTCGCAGCAGCCATTCTACGGCCTTGAAACTCGCTACCCTTGTTGGACCATGGCCGAATTCCGTTTCGTGCGCCATTCTAATACGGTCGGTTGTACACAAGCCATTGCCAAGCGCAGAGTTAAACGGTGTCTACCGATATTTTTTACATCAAAATCCCGAAATCTGTGTAAAAAGTATCGCAACAGCGGCCCTGGGCGGCCCCAGATGATGAAAATTACACAGAATCCGGCTTTCGTGTGTAAAAAACTTCATCTGCCGCGCGCAACCTATCCCAACTGGCCGCCAAACGCACCTCCGCCGATAGGCCGCGCGCAATGTTGGGCTAGTGCCCGCGGGTAACGAGGTCCTCAGGCGTGCGAACCGGTTCACCGAGGGCGGCGGAAACAAAAGGGGCCCAAGGCAATTCGAGGCGAGCCGCCTTGAGGAGTTGCTGATTGCACATGATTTCATCGACGGGACCACTGATCAGGCGTTTTTCGTGGATTACAACAGCCGTCTTGGCGAACGCATATGCGAGATTCACGTCGTGCGTAGACAGGATTACCGCCGCGTCGATTCGCTCAAGCGTTTGAAGCAATTGGGCGCAGCCAGCGGGATCCAGGCCAGCAGTGGGCTCGTCCAGCATGAGCACTTCGGGTTGCATGGCCAAGGCGCCGGCGAGTGCGACGCGTTTGCGCTGGCCATAAGAAAGTTGCTGGGGAACGCGGTCGGTAAGATCCGCAACCTCGGCGGCAACCAAAGCGGATTCGACACGCTGTGCGATTGCCTTCGAATCCAAACCTTGATTCATCGGACCGAAGGAAACATCGTCGCGCACAGACAAAGCGAAAATCTGATCGTCGGGTTCCTGAAGCACCAATTGCACCACAGACCGAGCGTAGTTGCGGCTCTTTTTCTTCCGATCCAACACCTGGCCCTTGACGCGCACCACCCCAGCGGTGGGCGACCAAGCGCCACAGAGCAGGCGAAACAGGGTGGATTTCCCGGATCCGTTCGGTCCAAGCAAGGCGATTCGGTCGCCAGGCAAAATGCTTAGGCTTACGCCTTCAAAGATGTTTGGGTTGCCCTCGTGGGCAAATGTGGCGTCGCTAATTTGTACGAGCGCGGTAGGGGGATTCATGGGTGCCAACAAGCCTCACATCGGGACAAACAAACTTACTAACGTCACAGCCACCAAGAGCGCCACGTAACCAGCCAAATAGCCCCAGCGCGTGGCGGCACCTTGGGAGCTGCCCACGAGATGCATGGTCGCGAGTTCGCCGCGCAATGAGACCCCTTCGCCGAGGCGCCGCGCGCGGGTAAAGGCCACCACAAAGAGCGCTGCGATCAGCCCCGCGACGGATCGAATCCACCTTCGCATGTTTGTGTGACCCAATCGTGCGGCTTGCGCCTCCCACATGGTCCGCGCCGTGGCGATCAGCGTGGCGATCATCCGGTATGTCAACGCCATCACATGCACGATCGAACTCGGGATCCCGATCCGCCCGCACCAACCAAGCAATTGCGCCATCGGCGTGGTGCAAGCGAATAACATCGTGGAGCTCATCGCCACAATGGAGCGCCCAAGGACGGTGGCGGC
Proteins encoded:
- a CDS encoding energy-coupling factor ABC transporter ATP-binding protein; protein product: MNPPTALVQISDATFAHEGNPNIFEGVSLSILPGDRIALLGPNGSGKSTLFRLLCGAWSPTAGVVRVKGQVLDRKKKSRNYARSVVQLVLQEPDDQIFALSVRDDVSFGPMNQGLDSKAIAQRVESALVAAEVADLTDRVPQQLSYGQRKRVALAGALAMQPEVLMLDEPTAGLDPAGCAQLLQTLERIDAAVILSTHDVNLAYAFAKTAVVIHEKRLISGPVDEIMCNQQLLKAARLELPWAPFVSAALGEPVRTPEDLVTRGH
- the cbiQ gene encoding cobalt ECF transporter T component CbiQ → MNALELAAARSRWAGVSVGEKATLLLGMTFCVIALPPLPALPLFAAVVLVCAYLARVPWRLYAGLVAAPAAFIALGLGPLIFAITTEGIVLIDGGVAQAATVLGRSIVAMSSTMLFACTTPMAQLLGWCGRIGIPSSIVHVMALTYRMIATLIATARTMWEAQAARLGHTNMRRWIRSVAGLIAALFVVAFTRARRLGEGVSLRGELATMHLVGSSQGAATRWGYLAGYVALLVAVTLVSLFVPM
- a CDS encoding type II toxin-antitoxin system PemK/MazF family toxin; translation: MGRKNSRRFTRLLTLARRTTRRLVGLRILDRMLRKASNKDASLHDRALDRGLAHLGDRLGLDAPPNDEPRRRAIAVVNAKPTHALARSLYYAPDMDGQADPGEVVWIMVNTNGPDKPPMERAIVVVGRAAHNILGLLISPDDAHKEEHNWLDIGAGAWDEASRQCWVRLDKVLEVPELHIRRQGAIIPRQRFERIANRLRKEYGWG